In one Zobellia galactanivorans genomic region, the following are encoded:
- the fbp gene encoding class 1 fructose-bisphosphatase, which translates to MVKKNITLGEFIIKNQASFQYSSGELSRLLNGLRLAAKVVNHEVNKAGLVDIIGEAGDVNVQGEDQKKLDVLANEKFIQTLSKREIVCGIASEEEEDFISINSYDEKHQNKYIVLIDPLDGSSNIDVNVSVGTIFSIYRRVTPVGTPVTLEDFLQPGRDQVAAGYIIYGTSTMLVYTTGDGVQGFTLNPALGTFYLSHPNMEFPETGNIYSVNEGNYVHFPQGVKDYIKYCQKEEDDRPYTSRYIGSLVSDFHRNMIKGGIYMYPKSSVSTNGKLRLLYECNPMAFLAEQANGKASNGKDRILDLKPTELHERVPFFCGSRKMVEKAEEFMAAHNE; encoded by the coding sequence ATGGTCAAAAAGAACATTACTCTTGGCGAATTCATAATAAAAAACCAAGCATCATTCCAATATTCATCCGGCGAGCTATCTCGACTTTTAAACGGACTAAGGCTGGCCGCAAAAGTGGTCAACCATGAAGTCAACAAGGCCGGCCTGGTAGATATCATCGGTGAAGCCGGTGACGTTAACGTACAGGGCGAGGACCAAAAGAAACTGGATGTCTTGGCCAACGAAAAATTCATACAGACCCTCTCGAAAAGGGAAATCGTCTGTGGAATCGCTTCGGAGGAAGAGGAAGATTTTATCAGTATCAACAGTTACGATGAAAAACACCAGAACAAGTATATTGTACTTATCGACCCCCTAGATGGCTCATCGAATATCGATGTCAACGTATCCGTCGGAACCATTTTCTCTATTTACAGAAGGGTAACCCCCGTTGGTACCCCTGTAACCTTGGAAGATTTTTTGCAACCGGGCAGAGACCAGGTCGCAGCGGGATATATCATTTACGGTACCTCGACCATGTTGGTATACACTACGGGCGACGGCGTTCAAGGATTCACCCTTAACCCGGCCCTGGGCACCTTTTACCTATCACACCCCAATATGGAATTTCCGGAAACCGGAAACATTTATTCGGTAAACGAAGGAAACTATGTGCATTTTCCTCAAGGTGTAAAAGACTATATCAAATACTGCCAAAAAGAAGAGGACGACCGACCATACACTTCGCGATACATTGGTTCTTTGGTATCTGATTTCCATAGGAACATGATCAAGGGCGGCATTTATATGTACCCTAAAAGCAGTGTATCTACTAATGGTAAATTACGCTTATTGTACGAGTGCAACCCCATGGCCTTTTTGGCCGAACAGGCCAATGGAAAAGCCAGTAACGGAAAGGATAGAATACTTGACCTTAAACCGACCGAGCTCCACGAACGGGTACCCTTCTTTTGTGGAAGCCGTAAAATGGTAGAAAAGGCGGAAGAGTTCATGGCCGCCCATAACGAATAA
- a CDS encoding GNAT family N-acetyltransferase yields MEFSIREAQPGDMQQVLALINELAVFEKEPDAVEVTENDLIEDGFGEKKQFHCFVGEAEGKVVGMALVYQRYSTWKGRVIHLEDLIVTERMRGSGLGKALLTEVVKYGHAQGVRRICWEVLDWNEPAIAFYEKNHAKVMRDWDVVQMDENGIKEFLANV; encoded by the coding sequence ATGGAATTTTCGATTCGTGAGGCGCAACCGGGTGATATGCAACAGGTATTGGCATTGATCAATGAACTTGCTGTATTTGAAAAGGAACCGGATGCCGTAGAGGTAACCGAAAACGATTTGATCGAAGACGGTTTTGGGGAGAAAAAGCAATTTCACTGCTTCGTAGGTGAGGCCGAAGGCAAGGTTGTCGGTATGGCCTTGGTGTACCAGAGGTATTCTACTTGGAAAGGCAGGGTCATTCATTTGGAAGACCTTATCGTAACCGAGCGTATGCGGGGTAGCGGACTAGGGAAGGCCTTGTTGACCGAAGTGGTCAAGTACGGTCATGCCCAAGGTGTTCGCAGGATCTGTTGGGAAGTGCTTGATTGGAACGAACCGGCCATTGCGTTTTACGAAAAAAACCATGCCAAGGTCATGCGGGATTGGGATGTGGTTCAGATGGACGAAAACGGAATCAAGGAATTTTTGGCAAACGTTTAA
- a CDS encoding aspartate kinase, with protein sequence MRVFKFGGASVKDANGVKNVVNVLKQTGHSNTIVVVSAMGKTTNAMEATVNAYFSDKSALTAAFQETIAYHDAILKDLFDNDKHVIFSQVKGLFDEVQGFLAWNKSPNYNFVYDQVVGYGELISTTILNAYLNEVGIKSNWVDIRDFIKTNDSYRDVSVNWEKTQERVARNIDKSKLNITQGFLGSDDNNFTTTLGREGSDYTAAILAYCLNADSVTIWKDVPGVLNADPRYFSETQLLNNISYREAIELAFYGASVIHPKTLQPLQKKEIPLHVKSFLNPSDPGTTVGKGVGIEPKVPCFIVKKNQVLMKLSSLDFSFIVEDSISELFKLFHDHKMKVDLIQNSAISFSVCVDNRFGRLEDLLNLLKSRFKVVHHEGVSLYTIRHFDEKAIESLQNGHEVLLEQRGKETLQLVVK encoded by the coding sequence ATGCGCGTATTCAAATTTGGAGGAGCATCGGTTAAAGATGCCAACGGAGTGAAAAATGTGGTCAATGTTTTAAAACAAACGGGGCATAGCAATACCATTGTGGTGGTCTCGGCCATGGGGAAGACCACGAATGCCATGGAGGCTACGGTCAATGCCTATTTTAGCGATAAGTCTGCCTTGACGGCGGCATTTCAAGAAACCATAGCCTATCACGATGCTATTCTTAAGGATCTTTTTGACAATGATAAGCATGTGATTTTTTCCCAAGTAAAAGGCCTTTTTGATGAGGTGCAGGGATTTCTGGCATGGAATAAATCACCTAACTATAACTTTGTATATGACCAAGTGGTAGGTTATGGCGAGTTGATATCTACGACCATACTGAATGCTTACCTCAATGAGGTAGGTATCAAGAGCAATTGGGTCGATATTCGCGACTTTATCAAAACCAATGACAGTTATCGCGATGTGTCGGTCAATTGGGAAAAGACCCAAGAACGGGTTGCTAGAAACATTGATAAGTCCAAACTCAATATAACCCAGGGCTTTTTGGGTAGTGACGACAATAACTTTACAACGACCTTGGGTAGGGAGGGGTCAGATTATACGGCCGCCATATTGGCCTATTGCCTAAATGCCGATTCGGTTACCATATGGAAAGATGTACCCGGCGTACTCAATGCCGATCCACGGTATTTTTCGGAAACCCAATTATTGAACAACATATCATATCGTGAGGCGATCGAATTGGCGTTTTACGGGGCTTCGGTAATCCACCCGAAGACGCTTCAGCCTCTGCAGAAAAAAGAAATTCCGCTTCACGTGAAATCTTTCTTGAATCCTTCCGATCCGGGTACTACGGTGGGTAAGGGTGTAGGGATAGAGCCCAAGGTGCCTTGTTTTATCGTTAAGAAAAACCAGGTATTGATGAAATTGTCTTCCTTGGATTTTTCTTTTATCGTAGAAGATAGCATCAGTGAGCTTTTTAAATTGTTCCATGACCATAAAATGAAAGTAGACCTGATCCAGAATTCTGCCATTAGTTTTTCGGTCTGTGTCGATAATCGTTTCGGTCGGTTGGAAGATCTTTTAAACCTTTTGAAAAGCAGGTTCAAGGTCGTACACCATGAAGGCGTATCCCTTTATACCATTAGACATTTTGACGAAAAAGCGATCGAGTCTTTGCAGAACGGACATGAAGTGCTCTTAGAACAGAGAGGTAAGGAGACTTTACAATTAGTAGTGAAGTAA